One genomic region from Quercus robur chromosome 4, dhQueRobu3.1, whole genome shotgun sequence encodes:
- the LOC126724245 gene encoding PHD finger-like domain-containing protein 5A produces MAKHHPDLIMCRKQPGIAIGRLCEKCDGKCVICDSYVRPCTLVRVCDECNYGSFQGRCVICGGVGISDAYYCKECTQQEKDRDGCPKIVNLGSAKTDLFYERKKYGFKKR; encoded by the coding sequence ATGGCCAAGCATCATCCTGATTTGATTATGTGCCGGAAGCAGCCAGGAATTGCTATTGGACGACTTTGTGAGAAATGTGATGGGAAGTGTGTAATATGTGATTCCTATGTGCGCCCTTGCACACTTGTTCGAGTTTGTGATGAATGCAACTATGGATCCTTTCAAGGTCGCTGTGTTATTTGTGGAGGAGTGGGAATTTCTGATGCCTACTATTGCAAAGAGTGTACACAGCAGGAGAAAGATAGGGATGGATGTccaaaaattgtcaatttaggGAGTGCCAAAACTGACCTATTCTACGAACGTAAGAAATATGGTTTTAAGAAAAGATGA